In Catenulispora sp. EB89, the genomic stretch TGCTGGGCGAAGCAGGTGTCGTAGGAGCGCTCTACTGTTGCGTTCCCAGACGTGGCGACGAGGATCAGACGCCGGTCGACGTGCAGGAACGGCAGGGGCGCACCCATGCCGCGGCGATCGGGGTCACGGTGCCGGCGCACCTGGTGTTCGCCGATCAGCGCCGTTCTGTGTGGAATTCGGGCAGTGCGCGGCCCGCGTGGACCAGGCTGCTTACGGCCGTGCGTAGTGGACGCGTGCCGGCGGTCGTGGTGGTCAAACCGGCGATGCTGGTCCGCCATCGCGCGGCCGACGCGGTCGAGTTGTTGATCGCCGCGCAGGAGCACGGGGTGGACCTGTACTCGATGGGCGACTCGCTGGATCTCGCGGATCCGCGCGGCCGGGAGGACGCTCTGTCCCAGGCCCGGCAGCACGCCGGCAAGGCCGCCTCGCTGTCGAAGACCGTGCAGAAGCTGCGTCGTCAGACCGCTGATGACGGCCTGCCGCACGGCGGCGGCCGCCGGGCCTACGGCTACGCCCCCGGCATGCGGTCGCTGATCCCGGAGGAAGCGGAGACGGTCCGGGAGATGTACGCGCGCTACCTGGCCGGGGACAGCCTGCGCGCCATCGCCGGGGATCTGAACGCGCGCGGCATCCCGACGGTGACCGGCGCCAAGTGGACCACCGGCGGCGTCAGTCGGATCCTGGTCGCCCCGCGCTATGCCGGGCTCCGGGTGTTCCAAGGCGGCGTGGAGTCCATCGACGGCCTGCGACAGGCCGTGTGGGAGCCCTGTATCGGGGTCGAGGACTGGCAGCGGGCCCAGACCGAGCGGGCGGCCCGCGCCGCCGTGGCCGATCGCCGGCCGCGCGCGGACTACCTGCTGACCGGTCTGGTGGTGTGCGAGCGGTGCCGGGACCACATGGTGGGCTCCATCGTCGGCGACTACCGGATGTACGCGTGTCCTTCGAAGAACAAGCCGCAGCCCGACCGGTGCAACCGGCACATCGGCGCCAAGTCGCTGGAGGACTACGTCCAGCAGGCCGCCGTCGAGGCGTTGCAGAACAGCAGCAGCACCCTGGCGCCGTCGGACCTGCCGGTCACGGTGCGCCGCGGCCCGGTCGGCGCGCCCGGCCGCACGAACCAGTTCCGGGTCGGGCACGGCCGGGTGGAGACGCAGAGTGCGAACGTCCTGGACGGCGTCGTCACCGGCCCCGAGGCGCCCGGCGCCTGGTCCCGGCTGCCCGAGCAGCGGCGCCGCGCCGTTCTGCGGTTCCTGTTCGCGTCCGTCGAGATAGGGGACAAGACCACGAGCCGCAGTGTCTTCGACACCAGCCGGATCAAGATCCTGCCGGGGCTGTCGCTCGATGAACACGCCGTGGGTGGCGGGCCGGTGTCCGGTCCGCCACCCACGGCTCAGGAGAGCGTCACGAGGGTCAGTTGACGTTCAGGGCGTTGTCGTCGACCACGAAGGACGTCTGCAGGGAGGAGTCCTCGGTGCCGGTGAACTTCAGGGTGATGGTCTGGCCGATGTAGCTGGCCAGGCTGAAGGAGTGCTGGGTGTAGCCGCTGTTGTGGTTGAGGTTGCTGTAGGTGGCCAGGGTGCCGAGCACGGTGCCGGAGGCGTTGAGCACCTGGACCTTGAGGGTGTCGTAGGCCGTGGTGGTGGTCGTCTCGCTGGTGTCGATGTGCAGCCAGAAGGAGAAGTTCGCCGTCTTGCAGGTGGAGGCGATGCTGACCTTCTGCGACAGGGTGTCGGTGTGGGTGGTGCCGTAGCCGTCCAGCCAGGCGTCCCAGTTGCCGGAGTGGGCCGGCTCGTCGATCGTGTCGCTGTTGATGACGCCGGCGGTGGCGGACCACGGGGCCGCGCTGCCGGTCTCGAAGCCGGGGTTGCCGAGCAGCTGGGCCGCGGTGCAGCCGCCGCCGGAGGAGTTGACGGTCCAGGAGAACGTCGTCGAGCCCGAGGCGGTGCCCGAAGACGCTGTCACGGTCACATTGGAGGTGCCGGTGCCGGTCGGGGTGCCGGTGATGGCGCCGGAGCTGCTGATCGACAGGCCGGCCGGGAGTCCGGTGGCGGAGTAGGTCAGCGACTTGCCGGCGGAGTCGGTGGCCTTGATCTGCAGGGTGCTGATGGCAGTGCCCTGCGTCGAGGTCTGGCTGCCGGGGTTGGTGACGCTGACCGTCTCGGTGGACTGCGAGTTGACCGTCCACGTGAACGAGGCGCTGCCGGAGGCGGTGCCCGAGGACGCCGTCACCGTCACGGTCGAGCTGCCGGTGCCGGTCGGGGTGCCGGTGATGGCGCCGGAGCTGCTGATCGACAGGCCGGCCGGGAGTCCGGTGGCCGAGTAGGTCAGCGACTTGCCGGCGGAGTCGGTCGCGGAGATCTGCAGGGTGCTGATCGCAGTGCCCTGTGTCGAGGTCTGGGTGCCGGGGTTGGTGACCGAGACGGTCTCGGTGCCGCCGCCACCGGTTTGCAGGCCGGCGATGCCGTTGGGGGTGCCGATGCCGGTGGGGCCGTCGTAGCCGGTTTCGGCGGTGCACAGGTAGGCCGGGGTGCAGCTGCCGTCGTTGCCGGAGGTGACGTCGTAGAAGTTGCTGGTGTGCTGGTAGATGTCCTGCGCCGGGGTGGCGCCGGCGTTGCCGGCGAGCGCGAACATCGCGGCGACCATGGGGGAGGAGGCCGAGGTGCCGCCGACTTCGTTCCAGCCGGTGTTGCCGTTGGAGGTGTCGTAGACGGCGACGCCGGTGGCCGGGTCGGCGTCGGCGGCGACGTCGTTGTCGATGCGGTTGGAGCAGCCGGACGGCAGGCTCAGTGCGGCCTGCCAGGAGGGCTTCGCCTCATAGGCTGAGCAGCCCGATCCGGTGCCTTCCGAGCCGGTGGAGGTGTTCCAGACCGACTCGGTCCAGCCGCGGCTGTTGGACGACGTGGTCAGGTTCGTGCCACCCACCGACACCACGTTCGGCGAGGTCGCCGGGTAGCTGACGCCGTAGTCGGAGTCACCGGCGGAGACCGTGGTTACGATGCCGGAGGCGTGGGTGAAGTAGCTCGAGTCCTGCGAGGACTCGGTGGAGGACTCGGAGCCGCCCCAGGAGTTGGAGATGTAGCCGGCCAGGCTCGCGGCGGTGTTCTGCGCGACGTACAGGCCGTCGCTGGAGTCGTCGTTGGCTTCGACCAGCACGATCTTGCACAGCGGGCAGATCGCCGAGGCCATGTCCAGGTCCAGGGACTCCTCAAGGGTCCAGTCGTCGCCGGCCGGCGGGGCCGAGGGCAGCGGCGAGGTCTGGCCGTTCTGGTTCACCTTGGAGAAGGTGCCCGCGGGCAGACCCGCGGCCGAACGGTACGCGGCCAGGTCGGACGCGGCGTTGGCGTCGTCATAGGCGTCGACCAACGCGATCGTGCGGCCCGAACCGTTCGAGGCCGAAGTCGACGTCAGGTTGTACGCCGACTGCAACTGCGACGGCCCATATCCGACGCCGGACGGGATGGCGTTCGGCGAGACCGCGTTCGACGAGACGCCGACCCCGTTCCGCTTCAGAGCGAAGCAGGACTGGTGGCCGACCACGATCACCGCCGGGCAGGCGTGGGCCGAACCCTGGTTCGCGGCCGTGACGGCCGGCTGCGAGGCGTGCGCGGACCCGGCCGCCTCGGCCGCGATCATCGCGGCGTTCGCGGAGGCGACGGTCGCCGAGGACTGCGCCGTCGACGCGGTGGCGCCGGTCGCGGAGCCGACGGCGAGAGCGCCGCCCATGGCGACGGCGGTGGCGAGGCACGCGAAAGCGCGCAGGCGTGAGCTGATTCTCACTGGGGTGGTTCCCCTCTCGATGCGTGGGGGAGTGCGTGAACCTGGGCGGCCGCAAAGCTCTGATCTACGCGGTACTACCGTGGGTAGTGATGACCGAACGGTCGGTCGTGAGGCCTCGACTAGGGAAGCTAGCGCCGTGGAGTGGGGAGGTCAACGGCGATTCGGACATACGGTCGAGAAGTCCTGTGCGGGATTTCACCGCTGCATCGGTTTTGTACGGAGCGACCCGTATATCAGACTCCATACAGGCCGCTCCGACGGCTTCACGAAACCACGTTGATGTAGCTCATCATCCCGTTGTCCTCGTGCGCGGCGATGTGGCAGTGGAACATCCAGCGGCCGGGGAAGTCGTTGAACGGCACGCGGATGACCACCTTGCCGGGCACGCCGTTCACCGCGTGCGGCACCGGGACCGTGTCCTGCATGTGCGTGTACGGCTGCGCGACGCCGTTGATCGACATCACCTGGAACGGCGAGACGTGCAGATGGAAGGGGTGGTCCTCGCCGGCCTCGTTGAGGATGGTCCACTCCTCGACGGTGCCCAGCTTGGCCGGGGTGGCGAACACCGACTGGTTCATGTCGAACTGCTTGCCGTTGATGTAGAACGACAGGCCGTCGGCGCTCTCCGACAGGTCGACCGTGCGCTGCTGGGCGATCGGGGCCGCGGCCAGGTCGGCCGGCGCGGTGCGGACCGCGCCGCTGAACTCCGGGAGCCGGGTGAGGCCGGCGCCCTGCACGGACACCTTGACCAGCTCGGTGTCCGGGTACTGATCGCCCTGCGGGCCGTTGCTGTAGGCGGTGGTGCGCAGCCAGGTCTGACCGGCGTTGGCGTTCGCCGTCACCAGCACGTCGTAGCGTTTGCCCGGCGGCAGCAGCAGGGTGTCGGCGGTGCGGGTCCGCGCGACCGGGACGCCGTCCTCGCCGACCACGGTGAAGTGGTAGCCGTCCAGCTGGAGCTGGTAGAAGATGTCCGCCCCGGCGTTGGCCAGGCGCCACAGCTGGGTCTGGTTCGGGCGCAGCGTCAGCGTGGGCCGCAGCTGGCCGTTGACCAGGCGGACGGTCGGGGCGTTGGAGTCGATCGAGGTGGTGGCGGTGTTCTGCACGATGTGGCCGCCGGAGTCGATCTGCGCGTCCTTGAAGACGAACGTGTGCGCCTCCACGCCGTGGTAGGCCGCGGGCAGCAGGGTGCGGTCGTCGCCGACGACCATCGCCCCGGACAGGCCGGCGAAGATCTGGTTCTCGACGTCGCCGGGCATGAAGGGCGCCGGTGTCGGGGTTCCGGTCGTGGTCGGCGTGCTGGTCGTGCCGGACGTGCCGGACGTGCTGCTCGTGCTGCTGGTCTCCGTCATGCCGGGCATGTTCGCCATGCCGGCCATCGAGGTGTCGACGTCGTCCATCGCGGCCGGGCTGCCGGGCGCGGGGCAGGTCGTCCCCATCGCGTGGCTGTGGTACCAGTACGTGCCCTGAGGATGGTCGGCGGGGATCGCCAGCTGGTAGGTGAGCGTGGTGCCCGGGGCGGCGCACAGGAACGCGTCGTCGGAGTGGTCCTCGGGGGAGACGTGCATCCCGTGGAAGTGCAGGTTGGTGGCCACCTTCAGGTCGTTCACCAGGTGGATCGTGAGCTGTGCGCCGGGGTTGAACCGCAGCGTCGGCGCCACGAACCCGCCGTCGTAGGACTCGCCCCACACCTTCTTGCCGGCGAGGCTGAAGTGGGTGTCGGCGGCGTCCAGCGTGATGGTCAGGTCGTGGTTCGCGCCGGCGTCGATGTCGGCGTTCGCCGGATCCTTGAACGGCGCGCCGACCGTCATCCCCTGCTCCTGCTGGGCGGTCGACGGCGGGCCGGAGGAGGACCCCGGGGCCGCGGTCAGCGCGACCGCGCCGCCGGTGGCGGTGAGCAGCGCGGCGACGGTCATGAGAACAGAGGCGCGGCTTGCTAAGAAAGTGCGCAGCACGGATATCACCCATCAACCGGTGTATCGACAGGG encodes the following:
- a CDS encoding recombinase family protein, encoding MAVLGEAGVVGALYCCVPRRGDEDQTPVDVQERQGRTHAAAIGVTVPAHLVFADQRRSVWNSGSARPAWTRLLTAVRSGRVPAVVVVKPAMLVRHRAADAVELLIAAQEHGVDLYSMGDSLDLADPRGREDALSQARQHAGKAASLSKTVQKLRRQTADDGLPHGGGRRAYGYAPGMRSLIPEEAETVREMYARYLAGDSLRAIAGDLNARGIPTVTGAKWTTGGVSRILVAPRYAGLRVFQGGVESIDGLRQAVWEPCIGVEDWQRAQTERAARAAVADRRPRADYLLTGLVVCERCRDHMVGSIVGDYRMYACPSKNKPQPDRCNRHIGAKSLEDYVQQAAVEALQNSSSTLAPSDLPVTVRRGPVGAPGRTNQFRVGHGRVETQSANVLDGVVTGPEAPGAWSRLPEQRRRAVLRFLFASVEIGDKTTSRSVFDTSRIKILPGLSLDEHAVGGGPVSGPPPTAQESVTRVS
- a CDS encoding putative Ig domain-containing protein encodes the protein MRISSRLRAFACLATAVAMGGALAVGSATGATASTAQSSATVASANAAMIAAEAAGSAHASQPAVTAANQGSAHACPAVIVVGHQSCFALKRNGVGVSSNAVSPNAIPSGVGYGPSQLQSAYNLTSTSASNGSGRTIALVDAYDDANAASDLAAYRSAAGLPAGTFSKVNQNGQTSPLPSAPPAGDDWTLEESLDLDMASAICPLCKIVLVEANDDSSDGLYVAQNTAASLAGYISNSWGGSESSTESSQDSSYFTHASGIVTTVSAGDSDYGVSYPATSPNVVSVGGTNLTTSSNSRGWTESVWNTSTGSEGTGSGCSAYEAKPSWQAALSLPSGCSNRIDNDVAADADPATGVAVYDTSNGNTGWNEVGGTSASSPMVAAMFALAGNAGATPAQDIYQHTSNFYDVTSGNDGSCTPAYLCTAETGYDGPTGIGTPNGIAGLQTGGGGTETVSVTNPGTQTSTQGTAISTLQISATDSAGKSLTYSATGLPAGLSISSSGAITGTPTGTGSSTVTVTASSGTASGSASFTWTVNSQSTETVSVTNPGSQTSTQGTAISTLQIKATDSAGKSLTYSATGLPAGLSISSSGAITGTPTGTGTSNVTVTASSGTASGSTTFSWTVNSSGGGCTAAQLLGNPGFETGSAAPWSATAGVINSDTIDEPAHSGNWDAWLDGYGTTHTDTLSQKVSIASTCKTANFSFWLHIDTSETTTTTAYDTLKVQVLNASGTVLGTLATYSNLNHNSGYTQHSFSLASYIGQTITLKFTGTEDSSLQTSFVVDDNALNVN
- a CDS encoding multicopper oxidase family protein, whose amino-acid sequence is MTVAALLTATGGAVALTAAPGSSSGPPSTAQQEQGMTVGAPFKDPANADIDAGANHDLTITLDAADTHFSLAGKKVWGESYDGGFVAPTLRFNPGAQLTIHLVNDLKVATNLHFHGMHVSPEDHSDDAFLCAAPGTTLTYQLAIPADHPQGTYWYHSHAMGTTCPAPGSPAAMDDVDTSMAGMANMPGMTETSSTSSTSGTSGTTSTPTTTGTPTPAPFMPGDVENQIFAGLSGAMVVGDDRTLLPAAYHGVEAHTFVFKDAQIDSGGHIVQNTATTSIDSNAPTVRLVNGQLRPTLTLRPNQTQLWRLANAGADIFYQLQLDGYHFTVVGEDGVPVARTRTADTLLLPPGKRYDVLVTANANAGQTWLRTTAYSNGPQGDQYPDTELVKVSVQGAGLTRLPEFSGAVRTAPADLAAAPIAQQRTVDLSESADGLSFYINGKQFDMNQSVFATPAKLGTVEEWTILNEAGEDHPFHLHVSPFQVMSINGVAQPYTHMQDTVPVPHAVNGVPGKVVIRVPFNDFPGRWMFHCHIAAHEDNGMMSYINVVS